From Micrococcales bacterium:
GCAACGAACGTTGCGGTTTTGCGCCATCGGACGGCCCGGCTGGCCGCCCTGCGAGAGGTCTTCGGTGCCGGCTTGCCCTTCGATGATGACTGCGAAAAGTCCTACCAACGCATCCTGGCGCATATCGCAGATGCCGGCGGAGACGTCAAAGCCCGGCGCTTTGACAGACTTATCGCCGCAACTGCGCTGACACACGACGCGACGCTCGTGACTCGAAACGCCGAGCACGTCGCCAGCCTCAGGCCGCTGGTCAGCATAGACGTTCGCTAACCGGACCACTTTGCCCGGGCGAGGAAAAAGACCCGATGGAACGGGAACAGAACCTTGCCGTCGCGCCGGACCGGGTAGGCGTCGACAATCAGCGACCGGTACTGCTCCAAAAACTCTGCCCTGGAATCCTGATCAGTCAAGCGCTCCAGGTAAGGGCGAAGACCAGTGCCGCGGTACCACTCGACGATGGCGTCATGCGAGGCCATGGCTGGCATGTATTGGGTCACCCAGAGGTCTACCGAATCGGCCAAAGCGCTGGCCACGTCGTAGTACCAGGCCGCCCGGTGGATGGTGTAGGTGTTCGGCACGTCGCCCAACAGCGCCTGCCAGTGGGGTTGGGCCAACAGCTCAACCAAGGCGGTGTGCACCGG
This genomic window contains:
- a CDS encoding PIN domain-containing protein, producing MRVLLDTSVLIPISEAGQEPPDLSDVDDALVSTLSFAELAIGVHSATNVAVLRHRTARLAALREVFGAGLPFDDDCEKSYQRILAHIADAGGDVKARRFDRLIAATALTHDATLVTRNAEHVASLRPLVSIDVR